In a single window of the Xylanimonas protaetiae genome:
- a CDS encoding AAA family ATPase → MSTTMTAEQATWFAQTFDRLVGNVGQALLGKADVVRLAFTCMLAEGHLLLEDAPGTGKTSLARAMAASVQGTNTRIQFTPDLLPSDVTGVTIYDQKTGRFDFHQGPVFASIVLADEINRASPKTQSALLEVMEEGRVTVDGVPHSVGRPFMVIATQNPIEQAGTYRLPEAQLDRFLMKTSVGYPDRASTVEILSGSAVRDRSTALTPIVTTQALAEMADLAASTYVDTAVLEYVSQLAEETREAPEVRVGVSVRGALALVRCAKVWAAAHGRHYVLPDDVKELVHPVWAHRFTLDPEAEFAGATADAVLGRIVSTVAAPQEKARV, encoded by the coding sequence ATGAGCACGACCATGACCGCGGAGCAGGCCACCTGGTTCGCGCAGACCTTCGACCGCCTCGTCGGCAACGTCGGCCAAGCGCTGCTCGGCAAGGCCGACGTGGTGCGTCTCGCGTTCACCTGCATGCTCGCCGAGGGGCACCTGCTGCTCGAGGACGCCCCCGGCACGGGCAAGACGTCGCTGGCGCGCGCCATGGCGGCGAGCGTCCAGGGCACGAACACGCGCATCCAGTTCACGCCGGACCTGCTGCCCTCCGACGTCACGGGCGTGACGATCTACGACCAGAAGACCGGCCGCTTCGACTTCCACCAGGGCCCCGTGTTCGCGTCGATCGTGCTGGCCGACGAGATCAACCGCGCCTCGCCGAAGACGCAGTCGGCGCTGCTGGAGGTCATGGAGGAGGGCCGCGTCACGGTCGACGGCGTGCCCCACTCCGTGGGCCGCCCGTTCATGGTCATCGCCACGCAGAACCCCATCGAGCAGGCCGGCACCTACCGCCTGCCGGAGGCGCAGCTCGACCGGTTCCTGATGAAGACGTCGGTGGGCTACCCCGACCGGGCGTCGACCGTCGAGATCCTCTCGGGCTCCGCCGTGCGCGACCGCTCCACGGCGCTCACGCCGATCGTCACGACGCAGGCCCTCGCCGAGATGGCCGACCTCGCGGCGTCCACGTACGTCGACACCGCCGTGCTCGAGTACGTCTCGCAGCTCGCGGAGGAGACGCGCGAGGCGCCCGAGGTCCGTGTCGGTGTCTCCGTGCGCGGCGCGCTCGCGCTCGTGCGCTGCGCGAAGGTGTGGGCGGCCGCGCACGGGCGCCACTACGTGCTCCCGGACGACGTCAAGGAGCTCGTGCACCCCGTGTGGGCGCACCGCTTCACGCTCGACCCCGAGGCCGAGTTCGCCGGCGCGACCGCCGACGCCGTGCTCGGTCGCATCGTCTCGACGGTGGCCGCGCCCCAGGAGAAGGCCCGCGTATGA
- a CDS encoding DUF58 domain-containing protein, giving the protein MSEGVRASRLRTGRRALPAPFARVLGRAAAPARSARRAGGVLAAAARRGWEPVGAVVSPYGVAAVVVALAAWAAGLAYSWLEVLVVAVLLTASLAAAVVFVLGTFRYTVDLGLATRRVTVGDRAVGRLVVGNASARALLPSVMEVPVGLGSAAFPVPRLRPGAEHEEVFTIPTRRRSVIVVGPVRSVRADPLGLLRRAVTWSQPQELFVHPVVKSLAGSSTGFLKDLEGRATQDISSSDVSFHALRDYVPGDDRRHIHWKTTARTGQLMVRQFEETRRSHLAVMLSTRTADYADGEEFELAVSVCGSLGLQAIKEDRGVTVLVNSGSLRGDHRTRLLDDLARVELSPSKARLADVARVAAATVADASVVAFVVGSGVPPAELRAASARLPQDVSVMALQCVPGAVMSKHSIAELTVLTLGSLGELPLAMRRLADA; this is encoded by the coding sequence ATGAGCGAGGGGGTCCGGGCGTCGCGTCTGCGGACGGGACGCCGCGCGCTGCCGGCGCCGTTCGCGCGCGTGCTCGGACGGGCCGCCGCGCCGGCGCGGTCGGCCAGGCGGGCCGGAGGCGTCCTCGCCGCGGCGGCGCGCCGCGGGTGGGAGCCGGTCGGCGCGGTCGTCAGCCCGTACGGCGTCGCCGCCGTCGTCGTCGCGCTCGCGGCGTGGGCCGCGGGGCTCGCGTACTCGTGGCTGGAGGTGCTGGTCGTCGCGGTGCTGCTCACCGCGAGCCTCGCCGCGGCCGTCGTGTTCGTGCTCGGCACGTTCCGGTACACGGTCGACCTCGGCCTCGCGACGCGGCGGGTCACCGTGGGGGACCGCGCCGTCGGGCGGCTCGTCGTGGGCAACGCCTCGGCGCGGGCGCTGCTGCCGTCGGTCATGGAGGTGCCCGTGGGGCTGGGCTCCGCGGCGTTCCCCGTGCCGCGCCTGCGGCCCGGCGCCGAGCACGAGGAGGTCTTCACGATCCCCACGCGCCGCCGCTCGGTCATCGTGGTCGGCCCGGTCCGCTCGGTGCGTGCCGACCCGCTCGGCCTGCTGCGCCGCGCCGTGACGTGGTCGCAGCCGCAGGAGCTCTTCGTGCACCCGGTGGTCAAGAGCCTCGCCGGCTCGTCGACGGGCTTCCTCAAGGACCTCGAAGGGCGTGCGACGCAGGACATCTCGAGCTCCGACGTCTCGTTCCACGCCCTGCGCGACTACGTCCCGGGCGACGACCGCCGCCACATCCACTGGAAGACGACGGCCCGCACGGGCCAGCTCATGGTCCGCCAGTTCGAGGAGACCCGCCGCTCGCACCTCGCGGTGATGCTCTCGACGCGCACGGCCGACTACGCCGACGGCGAGGAGTTCGAGCTCGCGGTGAGCGTCTGCGGCTCGCTCGGCCTCCAGGCCATCAAGGAGGACCGCGGCGTGACCGTGCTCGTCAACAGCGGCTCGCTGCGGGGCGACCACCGCACGCGCCTGCTCGACGACCTCGCCCGCGTGGAGCTCTCGCCGTCGAAGGCGCGGCTGGCCGACGTCGCCCGCGTCGCCGCGGCGACCGTCGCCGACGCCTCCGTCGTCGCGTTCGTCGTCGGCAGCGGCGTCCCGCCGGCGGAGCTGCGCGCCGCGTCCGCCCGGCTGCCGCAGGACGTCTCGGTCATGGCCCTGCAGTGCGTGCCGGGCGCCGTGATGAGCAAGCACAGCATCGCGGAGCTGACCGTCCTCACGCTCGGCAGCCTCGGCGAGCTGCCCCTGGCGATGCGACGGCTGGCCGACGCATGA